AATTCAAGGAAgtgaagatttgcagttttgtcacttgagtctgaactcagacttgaaaCTGTTGGTAATCATGACCCcacaaatattttgtattttttcttgttgattttttattgcACTGCCGGCAGAGGCAAATCTCCTTTTTTGCTTGTCTGCTATTGTTCTtcttttttactgttttgaggGAAAATAAGTCAAGccattgtcatagccttggtgttatCATGGTTGCTGTCATGGAAACACTTGTTAGTCACGACTAGAAAAGTGTAAAAGATGCATGTATTAGCATGGACCTTTGATCTCATTTACTTTATTGCAATATGCACATGTGTGGCAAGTTCCATAACTGTgtcaaaaatagtttttgaaatatatcctttggtttaaccaatatttattaaacGTATCAATAGTAAAGCAATCCAAAATCAATACAAAGTATACCGTAGTATTAACTATATTACATAGTTATAAACATGGATTTAGAGGGTTATTGTTTGATTCAGTGTATGATCGCAATATAATActccgagtgagcaccaaaagtgATTTTTTATGAGGGGCGAAGTTATGTTCCCTTTTGGTAGTTCAAGGTGGAATATATACgattttaaactaaaacaaaattttttttaattcattttaatatatatgccTAAACAGGGATGAGATTGACCTGGCGACTCAGAGCAGAAACCATTGGGTTCTCGGGGGCACTTTTGGGatcaaaagcacactgccgtagaagaaaaactggctttttagaagctcttttgagggttcttctgactttaaatttgaagcaaactggaataTCAACTCTAACAACCAAAAGCTCTCTAGAAACTTTTTAAATCAgctgaaaaaaaaagaagaatctttttctctttttttggggggggggtccctgGGGCTATAAGATCAACGGACAAATCACACCCCTGCTAAAAGTGGTATTAAAAGACATTTAActgattatataaataatgaaataaatgtacgCACACTCATTGTCATTTTGGATCCgacataattgatattttgtctCAGTCCTGTGCATGCTTGCATGTATAATTTGGTTAGCAAAACAggctaaattttcaaaaaatatcaaaatgatattttcatttttcaaacagtgaaatatcctTTTTATTTTGCTGATCAATATCtttaaaccactggaaagcatgtAATGAAATTTAGGATTAGGACATTACAAAAGTTAGGTAAAGAATTGAGGTATAACCATGATAGAACATTCCCAACTATGTCTCttgattgatttaaaaaaaaaaaaacagaccaGCATTGGTATCTGCTTTGAtgctttcattttgtttgttattatttttgttttgttcaatacAAGAATGTTGTTTTCGTTTTTGTATGTATCCTACTTTAgttgcattaaaatatagatgttttgaaaaaaataatcaaaatataaacaccaaacaagagggatgcatttacattgtttatttttgcatacAAGTATTCACATTGTATATTGCAGAAAATATATATCGAACATATTGTTATAAGAATGGCACATGATTTACACACATTGTAAAAATCTTTGGTCATGATGTGGGACTACaagttatatacatatatcacaaaataatattatcattccAAGATAGTCTCAGAGATTAGCTCCAAATCAGGAATTAATGATTATTTACAGTGCATGTGTGTATAAGCATTCTTAATGAGAACCTACATCACAAATGTTGTTTTCGTTAATTGTGAAATATGAACAACAAGGCCAAGTTACATCATAATTGGAAACACTTGGATCTTTTTAGATTTCAcatttggtatacatgtataattctTAGTTGTAATTCTGTTctttaaaaagttttgtaaattgCAAAATGAAATGAGCCCAAGCGTTCTCAAGCACGGACGTTGCAggatttttatacatatatgtttgaaaaaccTGGCTGTTATTCCTTGAGACAGCCATGATAAGTAAAggtcagtgttttttttttaatatgaatttacCAATTTAAACATGGTAACACCTAGCATGTGCTGGGCAAcctttttaaattgataatacTCATATGAACAAACACTGAAAGGTTTGGTgctcaaaattatgttttgtctaCGGGCCGAACTTCTGTTCAAACCAGCTGATCTAcctgattttaattaaaaatgccTGACTACTGATTTACCACGATACACTTCAATACAActagacaaaatataacttcAAACACTAAATTACATAAACCGCAGCTGTCAAAAATAGATCATTTTAGTGACGTCAAAATACTGTCATCTgcaaatgcatttataaatatatagtatcttcattatttaagttaattgCTTTGCTATTTAGAAGTCATCCTTCTGCTTACTAAATCGAAATTTCACACTCCAGGAAGTTAAGGATAAAAGTCAGGAAATTGCaataaataagttaacattAATTGAATCAAAACACAATACTCCAATCGACTAAGTTGACtcctaaaaatgataaataaaatgcattaaagtaCCCaatttttatatcttaaatgtttcatctggtattattatttggttttaGGTTAAATTATCAGAAATTAAAAGTTTGCCCAAAAGAACCAAATTCGCTGGACGTGGCTCATTCAATAATTTCCAACATCATTGATAATTTTCTGTACTATGTACAACGTATGTATGTTAAGTTTTGCCTGACTACCGGTGAATGGTCACTGTAttgttgttaatgaaaatatataaaagttttttaataaattgtactTTCCCAAATGTTCCTGTATTATTTCAAGATTGGAAAACAAAGTCAGCCATGTTTGGTAAACAGCATTAtctttgtttgtaaataaatgaatactaGTATATGGAATGTATTTCCTGCAGTTGTTTACAGATTAAAATACACCAATGTAATGTCACAAACTAAAAAATGACTAGACACAGTATCAATATGGCAACTCACacataattcaacatttttgtcttattattaaattattattaaaccagTTACAACGACCACTATTTCATCGCGATAAAAATAGGATAGAAATGTGGCCATTCGAAACTGCATCATAATTCAACATTTGTCTTGcttacttaaataattattattaaaccagTTACAAAGGCCACTATTTCATCGCGATAAAAATAGGATAAAAATATGGCAATTCGAAACTGCatcataattcaatatttgtcttgtttacttaaataattattattaaatcagtAACATAGACCACTATTTCATCCGGATAAAAAATGTGGCAATTCCAAACTGCATCAAAATTCGTGTTTAAATTCGTGTTTATGCATATTCTTGTTTTTTAAGCATTGAATTAATCAATCGccagcaatatttaaaatagtatGTACTTAAACGGTGTCATCGTTATTTTCCCGGCTAAAGCGTGTATTCCCAGTTACTTCCTGATTCTGACGTGTAAACAGACGACATTTGTGCGTCCAGAAACTGGGACAACTCTTGACCGGAAGTTACTGACGATGGCAAGTACATGGTAGACAATTTAGCATCAAACATACTCTTTCTGGGTTCTTCCCCCTGAAATCGAACAGACAGAAGCTCAACGCACAAACAGTCATATCCGCACCAGTGCTGTAACAGCTTTTGTACCTCCGTTTCTGAAAGTTTATGCAAATACTCTTCAAAGATGTCCTTGACCTTTTCTTCAGATTCCCGCTCATCGTCTGCTTCCGAGAAAATGTATTTAAGTCGTAGAAGTAGAGATGGGACATCCGGCGACAAGACTTTATATACCTGAATGATGTCATCTTCTGTAATGCCGGAAATGTCGATTTCGGACTGACAGAATACTTCCTGAATTTGGCAAAGCGCCCAGTAGGGGCGGTGCAAGAGAAAGCTCTTTGCTATGTTAGGGATACTGCTGTCAAGGTCGTATGTTTGAGGAAGCTGCTTGCATCCGTAGCTACCCAGCACCGTTTTTATGCTTCTGTCGATTCTTGGTGAAAAATTCTCCAAGCCGAGCTTCGCCTCAGCTAGGGCTGCTAGAAGGACCTCGCGTTCCGTTTTCGACATGGCCTGGTAGAATGAACTGAGACTCAGCTGGTCACTGCAAGTGTTAGCTAGAATGAATGAAAGGCAAGCAGGCGAAAAGCACAGAGGGAGATAACTCTCCTGAATCAGCCCGTGGACCAAAACACGCCCAAATATTTGGAACAGATCCTCCCCCGCGCTCGGATCCAGGGTTGGGACTAGGTGGTGGTTCCCGGTAAAATGTTTCTTGAAAGCTTCATCCCAGAAGGCGACAAGTACAGAACTGTTGGAAGTGTCGGAGACCGGAAGTCCACACTCGTCTTGGATACAAACCACGAGGCGATGGGTCTCCAAGGTTTCATCCTCACGGTAGGCGTTAAGCAGGTCAGTGAAAATGGATTCTGCCTTCACCTGGATTTTCTTGACGGATTTCAAGGAGGATCTAGACTCAAACGCCCTCTTCAGGAGTTTGGTGCTCTCTGTGGAATAAAAATGGTTCATgttcagggtgaggaatcacgtgacttcgacggggttctcacatggatCACCACGggtcaaaaccgatgtaaacaaacaagaaagaGACGTTAATTCCTAAATAactttttcgacagaaaatatatgaaaatatgtcttAGCCTTAAAGACTATGCTATATTCTGCTTCAAAACGTGTGAAACATTTTAGATTCGCTTGTATTTTAACGACACCATCCTTGACCAAAATTTTAACTTTACGGAAGAACGATatgcaacgctgtgtgcgcTGTGATTCTATATTTTGTATGCATTTCTTAGTAATTAgtaaattcaaaacaaatctaTTATAATACAAGGGATACACGTTAAATAATCAGgagtagaaaaaaaaaatggcgttTGATTTTCTTGCaccatgtttatttttatttttaaaatatcgtTCTATGTTCAGTGCATCTAGTGGTGCTTCTTGAACGGAATTAATAGCTATTTAACCAGTACGGGAACAAACCCGCACGACTGTCTACGGTCAATCGGAACTTGCTCGGCTATTATCTATCAATATAAGCCGAGTAGTTACGATAGTTTCTACGGCGTAGATTTTGTCTGCATGCTCAAGATGTGAATGCTCAACCTTACCAATGAGTTGCCCTGGGCTGGTTGCTGCCGTTGTCTTGTCGACGTCCATGTCGGAGTGAGAGCCATCACCGTTCATAGAAGCCTTCGTCTGTAAAACACatgcatgtataaatatatgtaaagaCAAAAAAAGCATCATAATTAAATTGAATCTTGAGGTTTagtttataaaaacaagtatatCCTTTAGGACAGCTTgatctttaaacatgtttggtCCGCAAGGACTTTCTTCTTTTCAagtttttaaaatgtgaaatgacACAAGTTATatgaataacaaaatactatatATTTAAGGATATTGTAGATGCAGTTGGCTATCCTGGGGGCTACGGTCAAAATGTTGAATTCTAAATCCGACTTTTAAGGGACATACATCGCACGTACAACCTGCAAACTGACGTCAGATTTCAGAGATGACGTCATAGTCTGAGATGCGATGGTGGGACGCCTCACTTCCGGTTTATGGTTTATGACCTCCGTCCCCTCGGGCAGGCTTGGAAGGGGGATGTTGAAGTTCTGTATTAGGTTTAGAGGATTGCCTAGCGACGAGCACGTGCCGACCCCGTTGCCTGAGTACACATCATCAAAATTGCGATGGATCACGGGCGCTGGCCTGTCGTCTGCTTCATCCTAGATTTAAACAGAAATAGCGGATTTTTATgcagatataaacatatttgcatCTTATTCTAACAACAAATGTATTTCTGTCGCTGGTGTGCTCTTTGAAAAATGTAAGCAAACCAGTGGGCATATATAGACACCGTCTAATGGCAATAGACGCCGCCGGCAGACGCTATAAATCGTCCGCAGACACTAGACGCCGTCCGCAGAAACTAGACAGCGTCCGCAGACACAGACGCCGTCCGCAGACAATAGACGCCGTCTTCAGACACTAAACAGCGTCCGCAGGCACAGACGCCGTCCGCAGACAATAGACGCCGTCTTCAGACACTAAACAGCGTCCGCAGACACAGACGCCGTCCGCAGACAATAGACGCTGTCTTCAGACACTATACAGCGTCCGCAGACACAGACGCCGTCCGTAGACACTAGACGCCGTCCACAGACACTAAACGCTGTACACCGGTCACATTACGTGCATTTTCTCATGATTAAAACTGAACGAGATTTTCATTACTTGACTACGACGTGAAAGTATGGTTTTATAATAATCTTTTATCGCACACTAATTATAAACGTTTTCTGCTTAATTAACTTTGTTCAGGAAATAACCACTCTGCATGAACTCTCAGAtgtgtattataattttaattctGTACTTGGTTATAAATGCGGTGGTGATCGAAAAAACAGATATCTAAATTGAGCTTTATATGGCGCTGTTCaagcaattaaatattttcgaaaatatattttttttttcaagattcgTGTAACATGTTGGTATTTCAGAATTAGCAAAGGACTGCAACATATGCATGACAGTGTACAAGTCATTGATTTACCTGGCCTctagattttcatatattatttgtttatttatattttcaaaacattattttttgttgtaacaAAAACGTAATCGAGGTCCTGAAAAAACCCGTCAAAAAGTGGGCGCTTTATGTACTTCACCTGTTTGTCGACAAAAGAATACTTAtaagttgacaagaaaatctaCTGTTTTTAATCACTGTTGTTAGCATCCGCGTTTGATGGAACTTTGCAGACATGCTCCAGATATTGAAAACTTATTTGTGTAGATGATGTAAAGCTTTGAAGTTCTGACACAGGTAACATACCTTTTAACCATATCTcgtattgttttaacaaaacgCACTAACGTTACGTACAATGTTGCAACCATTTACGTAAGCCTGACGTTGACGCTGTAATTACGTACATATGGTATAATAATCAGGCTGCCTTGGTACTTCATGTCCTTCAATTGCCGTGGCGACCTGGCCTCCACGCGGATGAGGCGCCGGGTCTTGTCTATGCGGTACATGTCGTAGCGGCGGCCGCCCAGGCGCGGGTACAACGTCACCATGTACGCGCGATAGGCCGCCTCATCGAAGGAGAGGCACAGCTGCGTCTTCCGGGGGATTCCGTTGATGTAGTCAAGGGATGGATACCCTGTTAAAAGAGATGGAAAATCTATCATTTATTGTCATACTCCTCTTTACAACATGGTTTTGAGACCAAATCGAAGTATCCAGtgtcgtcgtcgttgttgttgttgttgttgttgttgttgttttcaaaccATGTgtattacagtcgaaccccgctGGCCCGAATGCCTTGTTAGCTCtaactggatgttaaggaccgatttctttaaccTGAGGgaaagcattcccgcttggctcgaacttttcgaggctcgaggtatttttgccggtcccttggagttcgagtcaacgaggttcgactgtatactcATCCTAGCGTTTCTCTAACCTCTCCTTTGATAGCGCCTGTAATTTGATTGACATGCGTTAAATACATTTGCTCCGAatctctgttatttttttaattaatttgtcACGTTTTTCTAGAATATTACACCCAGTTTTTGCCTAGGTCGACATTCTTTATCATAGttcgatgttgttgttttttaagtgaGTAATTAATTCTTTTTCCGTAGAAAAATAATATAGACTTAAACGGAACGGATATTTTCTTAGCGCATGGTATACCTGTCGTCATTCTAATGAATAGTACAATTTAAAGATCTTAAAGAGTCACCTTGTCCAGTAGCATTTCAACTTCTGACTTAATACATGCATTCCCAGGACTTCAGCATACAAAGCATTGCATTAAAGAATATATGGAAGCGTCTAATGGATATACCGATTACATAGTCCTGTCGACTTTTGTTCGACATGACGGGTTATAACGTGACATGTTGCCAACGTTAGATCGACTTATCCACTTATTAGGTTATTCTGATTACGAAGTGTTGTCGACGTGTTGTTCGTTCGACTTGACGAGTTATAACAAGACAGGTTGCCAATGTCAACTTGTTCACTTTTTCGTAGATATGACAACTCATTCATCAGTGCCGTAGCTACACTGAGGCATACCGAGGCAGCTGCCTCGGTGTTTTTTTTGGCATATAACAATTTCCATAGCTCTAAAATAACTCTTTTCGACTAACTTCATTTGCCTCAACGTACACAAACCATCGACCAAAAGATATTCCAGAATGCAGCAAATCGCttcttgcaaaaaaaaaataatccgggggggggggcatgccccggACTCCCATAGACCGTTCTGCCTCGGTGTTTTTTTAAGTCTGGCTACGGCACTGTTCATCGTAGGCTTTACAGCTTGAACATGCAATGTCGTCATGATTCTAATGTGTGTAACCTGATTGTCGACACAACATATGCCAACATATCAGATTAATTCAAAAGTGAAATAGTCAAGATTGTTTTGTAACGTTTTATCTCGTCAAGTCGACATAAAACAAGTCGACAAAACTAGTCggcatatttaaaaacaaaataaagtggTGTTACATCTAACCAAGTCGAAATAATACAAGCCGACACAATAAGTCGACatattcaaaaaacaacaacttggTTTTATATGTTGCCAAGTCGACATAAAGCACGCCGACACAACTAGTCGACATATCTAAAAATAACGTGGTGATATATGTCGCTAAGTCGGCATAAAAAAGTCGACAAGACTCACGATTATATACATCATCATTATATAGGATGGGCAACTCAAGGATCGATTGCCTTTCAATGAAGGTTTAATAGTTTTCTCCAATAAAACAATCGCTTAAACACAGCAACTGTATTTAACCTTATTCTGACAATGTTTTCCTAACTTCTAATTAATCTCACGAAAAAATAAGGGCTTTTTTCTTTATCTCAGACTAAGGAAATGGCGTGAATTATTATACTAAATATAACATAGAATTATTCCAAGCTGATTCATTATCTATACATTTTCACATCTCTCTTATTTATAATCAATAGCCTTATAAAATCACATTTGATTGATTTTCTGAGTCTAAGTTCTCTTCCTTtgataaatagtttttttcattGATCACGCGCCCGGCGTCAAGTATAATTCCTATTTTGATTACTTGTAATAACATTTTGAGATGGCATTTATTTCAAGTTATgatttgaaaattcatttattacCAGAAACTAATGTTGTTTTCCAATATCCCATGAATATTTGACTGGAAAAGATCAATACACGGTGATTTTTCTCCCAGCGTTTTCTAAGGAATTATATTGTTCTGTCAGAATTATTCAgaatttatttgatgaaattaagTTTGTCACTACAAGCGACAACGGGCgagcattaataaataaacctCTCAAAAATCTTTCTGACGTCTACCAAACATGGATTTTAGTATCGCTAATATAGACAGATGGagctaaataaaatattggtttaatttGTCTGTGCAACGTAATTATACTAGATTGCGCGTTGTCAAATTTCCTTCCGtgaaaaatgttataaacaaatcaaaatgacACAAGTCTTGGTGGTAGATTGTCttaaatgttgcattttttaaagttattgaaaatatttgtcaaaaaatatgcAATTAGATCCATGCATTTGGTtgattttaatgcaaaacaCTGCCAAACGGAACTTCTCTGTGgtaaacatgtaattttaaaagtgaaaaaataccCCAGCGGTGAATATCCTtgaatatgttattgtttttaatacgcaatggatgttttttttaaaaggcattatttatgtttttaatgcttttaGAAATATGTTCTCTTTTTATGCATGTAGAGGTACTCTTTGTATTCATGTGGAGGTACTCTT
The DNA window shown above is from Mya arenaria isolate MELC-2E11 chromosome 6, ASM2691426v1 and carries:
- the LOC128238376 gene encoding uncharacterized protein LOC128238376 isoform X4, producing MDENTRMMIHMASMLMQNQSAIKETQSQLHEKPADVTGKKPATDQIADDSLKTPLSGASGHTAFGMDPKLMAEFARQIVMNAGHKKTPDKPTTIAQIIQSQKAQMSTPLTNVSNNNNSANIDNNNIYNSTSEGKIFVYNQLPEVGEGGLSSVSTAADIKPDMATLASLTNGHMQTTPTSRRQPTIGPIRNKYGRVLRPGIDNFGRFEAVANHGLIMHAMELLRQKDKKKRGPKEKDTFAVFMYCLPDKNSKLPKFSSLDPIERALVDQHQQEGYGYPSLDYINGIPRKTQLCLSFDEAAYRAYMVTLYPRLGGRRYDMYRIDKTRRLIRVEARSPRQLKDMKYQGSLIIIPYDEADDRPAPVIHRNFDDVYSGNGVGTCSSLGNPLNLIQNFNIPLPSLPEGTEVINHKPEVRRPTIASQTMTSSLKSDVSLQVTKASMNGDGSHSDMDVDKTTAATSPGQLIESTKLLKRAFESRSSLKSVKKIQVKAESIFTDLLNAYREDETLETHRLVVCIQDECGLPVSDTSNSSVLVAFWDEAFKKHFTGNHHLVPTLDPSAGEDLFQIFGRVLVHGLIQESYLPLCFSPACLSFILANTCSDQLSLSSFYQAMSKTEREVLLAALAEAKLGLENFSPRIDRSIKTVLGSYGCKQLPQTYDLDSSIPNIAKSFLLHRPYWALCQIQEVFCQSEIDISGITEDDIIQVYKVLSPDVPSLLLRLKYIFSEADDERESEEKVKDIFEEYLHKLSETEVQKLLQHWCGYDCLCVELLSVRFQGEEPRKSMFDAKLSTMYLPSSVTSGQELSQFLDAQMSSVYTSESGSNWEYTL
- the LOC128238376 gene encoding uncharacterized protein LOC128238376 isoform X3, which gives rise to MEDQTMDENTRMMIHMASMLMQNQSAIKETQSQLHEKPADVTGKKPATDQIADDSLKTPLSGASGHTAFGMDPKLMAEFARQIVMNAGHKKTPDKPTTIAQIIQSQKAQMSTPLTNVSNNNNSANIDNNNIYNSTSEGKIFVYNQLPEVGEGGLSSVSTAADIKPDMATLASLTNGHMQTTPTSRRQPTIGPIRNKYGRVLRPGIDNFGRFEAVANHGLIMHAMELLRQKDKKKRGPKEKDTFAVFMYCLPDKNSKLPKFSSLDPIERALVDQHQQEGYGYPSLDYINGIPRKTQLCLSFDEAAYRAYMVTLYPRLGGRRYDMYRIDKTRRLIRVEARSPRQLKDMKYQGSLIIIPYDEADDRPAPVIHRNFDDVYSGNGVGTCSSLGNPLNLIQNFNIPLPSLPEGTEVINHKPEVRRPTIASQTMTSSLKSDVSLQVTKASMNGDGSHSDMDVDKTTAATSPGQLIESTKLLKRAFESRSSLKSVKKIQVKAESIFTDLLNAYREDETLETHRLVVCIQDECGLPVSDTSNSSVLVAFWDEAFKKHFTGNHHLVPTLDPSAGEDLFQIFGRVLVHGLIQESYLPLCFSPACLSFILANTCSDQLSLSSFYQAMSKTEREVLLAALAEAKLGLENFSPRIDRSIKTVLGSYGCKQLPQTYDLDSSIPNIAKSFLLHRPYWALCQIQEVFCQSEIDISGITEDDIIQVYKVLSPDVPSLLLRLKYIFSEADDERESEEKVKDIFEEYLHKLSETEVQKLLQHWCGYDCLCVELLSVRFQGEEPRKSMFDAKLSTMYLPSSVTSGQELSQFLDAQMSSVYTSESGSNWEYTL
- the LOC128238376 gene encoding uncharacterized protein LOC128238376 isoform X2 gives rise to the protein MHMEEDQTMDENTRMMIHMASMLMQNQSAIKETQSQLHEKPADVTGKKPATDQIADDSLKTPLSGASGHTAFGMDPKLMAEFARQIVMNAGHKKTPDKPTTIAQIIQSQKAQMSTPLTNVSNNNNSANIDNNNIYNSTSEGKIFVYNQLPEVGEGGLSSVSTAADIKPDMATLASLTNGHMQTTPTSRRQPTIGPIRNKYGRVLRPGIDNFGRFEAVANHGLIMHAMELLRQKDKKKRGPKEKDTFAVFMYCLPDKNSKLPKFSSLDPIERALVDQHQQEGYGYPSLDYINGIPRKTQLCLSFDEAAYRAYMVTLYPRLGGRRYDMYRIDKTRRLIRVEARSPRQLKDMKYQGSLIIIPYDEADDRPAPVIHRNFDDVYSGNGVGTCSSLGNPLNLIQNFNIPLPSLPEGTEVINHKPEVRRPTIASQTMTSSLKSDVSLQTKASMNGDGSHSDMDVDKTTAATSPGQLIESTKLLKRAFESRSSLKSVKKIQVKAESIFTDLLNAYREDETLETHRLVVCIQDECGLPVSDTSNSSVLVAFWDEAFKKHFTGNHHLVPTLDPSAGEDLFQIFGRVLVHGLIQESYLPLCFSPACLSFILANTCSDQLSLSSFYQAMSKTEREVLLAALAEAKLGLENFSPRIDRSIKTVLGSYGCKQLPQTYDLDSSIPNIAKSFLLHRPYWALCQIQEVFCQSEIDISGITEDDIIQVYKVLSPDVPSLLLRLKYIFSEADDERESEEKVKDIFEEYLHKLSETEVQKLLQHWCGYDCLCVELLSVRFQGEEPRKSMFDAKLSTMYLPSSVTSGQELSQFLDAQMSSVYTSESGSNWEYTL
- the LOC128238376 gene encoding uncharacterized protein LOC128238376 isoform X1; its protein translation is MHMEEDQTMDENTRMMIHMASMLMQNQSAIKETQSQLHEKPADVTGKKPATDQIADDSLKTPLSGASGHTAFGMDPKLMAEFARQIVMNAGHKKTPDKPTTIAQIIQSQKAQMSTPLTNVSNNNNSANIDNNNIYNSTSEGKIFVYNQLPEVGEGGLSSVSTAADIKPDMATLASLTNGHMQTTPTSRRQPTIGPIRNKYGRVLRPGIDNFGRFEAVANHGLIMHAMELLRQKDKKKRGPKEKDTFAVFMYCLPDKNSKLPKFSSLDPIERALVDQHQQEGYGYPSLDYINGIPRKTQLCLSFDEAAYRAYMVTLYPRLGGRRYDMYRIDKTRRLIRVEARSPRQLKDMKYQGSLIIIPYDEADDRPAPVIHRNFDDVYSGNGVGTCSSLGNPLNLIQNFNIPLPSLPEGTEVINHKPEVRRPTIASQTMTSSLKSDVSLQVTKASMNGDGSHSDMDVDKTTAATSPGQLIESTKLLKRAFESRSSLKSVKKIQVKAESIFTDLLNAYREDETLETHRLVVCIQDECGLPVSDTSNSSVLVAFWDEAFKKHFTGNHHLVPTLDPSAGEDLFQIFGRVLVHGLIQESYLPLCFSPACLSFILANTCSDQLSLSSFYQAMSKTEREVLLAALAEAKLGLENFSPRIDRSIKTVLGSYGCKQLPQTYDLDSSIPNIAKSFLLHRPYWALCQIQEVFCQSEIDISGITEDDIIQVYKVLSPDVPSLLLRLKYIFSEADDERESEEKVKDIFEEYLHKLSETEVQKLLQHWCGYDCLCVELLSVRFQGEEPRKSMFDAKLSTMYLPSSVTSGQELSQFLDAQMSSVYTSESGSNWEYTL